The sequence below is a genomic window from Streptomyces sp. B21-105.
GGCGCAGCGGGTCCGGGCACCACCGCCCTCAACGTGATCACCGGCCCGTACGGGCAGACCTTCGGCGACTGGCTGCGGGACTGCGGCGCGACCGTGATCGACCTGGCGGTCCCCTTCCACACCGCGGTGACGGCGGCACAGGTCCGCGAGGCGTTCGCCGAGCACCCGGAGATCGACTTCGTTTCGCTGGTGCACGCGGAGGCCGCGACCGGCAACACCAACCCGGTCGCGGCCGTCGGCGAGGTGGTGCGGGAGCACGGCGCGCTGTTCTACCTGGACGCGGTCGCCTCGATTGGCGCGGAGCCGGTGCTGCCGGACGCGTGGGGCGTGGACCTGTGCGTGATCGGCGCACAGAAGGCGATGGGCGGCCCGGCGGGCGTGTCGGCGGTCTCGGTGAGCGAGCGGGCGTGGGCGCGGATGTCCACGAACCCGCAGGCCCCGCGCCGCTCCTACCTGTCCCTGCTGGACTGGAAGCAGCGCTGGATCGACGGCGGCCGCACAGCCTTGCCGCACGCGCCGGCACAGCTGGAGATGCTGGCCCTCGAGGCGTGCGTCGAGCGGATCGAGACCGAGGGGCTGAAGACGGTCATGGCCCGGCACGCGTCCGCGGCGGCGGCGACGCGGGCGGGCGCGGCGGCGCTGGGCGGCGGGCTCGAGCCGTATGTGCACGACGCGGCGGAGGCGGCGCCGGTCGCCACGACGCTGCGGGCGCCGGCGGGCGTGCCGGCGTCGGAGCTGGTGGCCCGGGCACTGGCGATCGACCCCGCGCTGCCGCTGGCCGCGGGCGGGGGCGCACTGGCCGGCGAGATGATCCGGGTCAACCACTACGGCACTGCCGCGACCGTGGCCGCTGTGCGGGGATCCCTGGCCGCCCTGGGCGCGGCCCTGGCGGAGAAAGGCCTGCCCGTCGACCTGGACGCGGCCCACCGAGCCGCAGAGACCGGCCGGAACTGAAGGGAGCGCCGGTACCGACCGGGCGGACGGCGAGAAACCGGGGGAACGGCGAGAACCGGGCGGAATGCCGAAGCGGCCCGGACGGCGGCCGGAACCTGCCGTCGGTGTCGGAGACCGGTGGCATGCTGCCGTCATGACCACCGACGCGCACCTGACCCTTCCCGACGGTCGTCCGGTCCCGCTGCTGACCGGCGAGGAACTCCCCATGCTGGAGAGCTGGCTGGCGTTCCACCGGGCCACCCTGGAGCTGAAATGCGCCGGCCTCGACGACGGACAGGTGCGGACGGCGTCCGCCGAGCCGTCATCGCTCACCCTCCTCGGTCTGGTGCAGCACCTCGCCGAGGTCGAACGCAACTGGTTCCAGCGGGCGTTCGCCGGCCTCGAGGTGCCGCCGGTCTTCGAGGAGAGGTCCGGCTACTCACTCGACGCTGACCGCGGGCTCGACGAGGCGCTGACGGTCTGGCGGCGGGAGATCGCCCGCGGCCGCGAGCTGATCGCCGGGCGGTCGCTGGAGGACACCGGCCGGATCCTGGACGGGCCGATGGCCGGGCTCGAGGTCAGCCTGCGCTGGGTACTCGTCCACATGATCGAGGAGTACGCCCGCCACAACGGCCACGCCGACCTTATCCGCGAGCGCCTCGACGGAGTTACCGGAGTTTAGCGAGAAGGTGGTTCGGGGATTTATTTCGGGTGTTTTTCGCGGGATTTTCCGGCGATAGTTTTCCCGAGTTCTTCTGCCCTGTTTTCCGGTGTCCAAACGCAGCGATTTCCGGGCGTCCTGGAACTGCGTGACGCATTGCACAAGCTCGGCCATATGTACCTTTTGCGCGGTGCGAAAGCATTCAAAGCGGACTCCCGTCTCCCAGGCATCACGGAATCACCACGACCTCTCCATGCGCAATCGAATTTCGCTCGGTAAGTTCCATCCGCATGACTGCCGCACAAGCAGACCTGCGTATCGACCGCCCGTCGGTGGCTGACGGAGCCGCCCTCTGGCGTCTCGCCAAGGAATCCGGAACGCTCGATCTGAACTCCTCCTACAGCTATCTGCTGTGGTGCCGCGACTTCGCCGCCACCTCGGCGGTGGCGCGCGCGGAGGACGGCGCGCCGGTCGGGTTCGTCACCGGCTACACACGGCCGGAGGACCCGCACACCCTGCTGGTCTGGCAGGTGGCCGTCGACGCCGCGCACCGAGGTCGCGGACTCGCCGCGGCGCTGCTCGACGGGCTGACCGCGCGGATCGCCGCTGAGCGCCCGCTCACCGCCGTGGAGACCACCATCACGCCGGGCAACACCGCCTCCGAGCGGCTGTTCGCCTCGTACGCCGAACGACACGGGGCGACCGTCACCCGCGAGGTGCTGTTCGGCGCCGGACTGTTCCCCGACGGCCCGCACGACCCCGAGGTGCTGTACCGGATCGGCCCGCTCTCCTTCTGATCCGTCCGCGCCCCCTCGCCCTCCCCGCCTCCCTCGCGCTCCCCGCCTCCCCCGCGCTCCCCCACGTCCCCGCCCCCCGTACCGCTCTCCTGCCGACCCCACACCAAGGAGTGTTTTCGCCGTGACCCTCACCCAGCCCGACCTCAGCGTCTTCGAGACCCTCGAGTCCGAGGTGCGCAGCTACTGCCGTGGCTGGCCCGTCGTCTTCGACCGCGCGCAGGGCAGCCGCATGTACGACGAGGACGGCCATCGGTACCTGGACTTCTTCGCCGGCGCCGGATCGCTCAACTACGGCCACAACAACCCCGTGCTGAAACGGGCGCTGATCGACTACCTGATGCGGGACGGCGTCGCGCACGGGCTCGACATGTCGACCGTCGCCAAGCGGACGTTCCTGCAGACCTTCCAGGACCTGGTGCTGCGCCCCCGTGACCTGCCCTACAAGGTCATGTTCCCGGGCCCGACCGGCACCAACGCCGTGGAGTCCGCGCTGAAGCTGGCGCGGAAGGTCAAGGGCCGCGAGGCCATCGTGTCCTTCACCAACGCCTTCCACGGCATGTCCCTCGGGTCGCTCGCGGTGACCGGCAACGCCTTCAAGCGGGCCGGCGCAGGCGTCCCCCTGGTGCACGGCACGCCGATGCCGTTCGACAACTACTTCGACGGCCAGGTCCCGGACTTCCTCTGGTTCGAGCGGCTGCTCGAGGACCAGGGCTCCGGCCTCAACAAGCCCGCCGCCGTGATCGTCGAGACCGTGCAGGGCGAGGGCGGCATCAACGCCGCGCGTCCGGAGTGGCTGCGGGCGCTCAAGGATCTGTGCGAGCGCCAGGACATGCTGCTGATCGTCGACGACATCCAGATGGGATGCGGGCGCACCGGGGCCTTCTTCTCCTTCGAGGAGGCCGGCATCGTCCCGGACATCGTCACGGTGTCCAAGTCCATCAGCGGCTATGGACTGCCCATGTCGCTCTGCCTGTTCCGGCCGGAGCTCGACGTGTGGGAGCCGGGCGAGCACAACGGCACCTTCCGCGGCAACAACCCGGCCTTCGTCACCGCCACCGCCGCGCTCGAGACGTACTGGGCGGACGGGTCGGCCATGGAGAAGCAGACCCGGGCGCGCGGCGAGCAGGTCGAGCAGGGC
It includes:
- the ectB gene encoding diaminobutyrate--2-oxoglutarate transaminase, giving the protein MTLTQPDLSVFETLESEVRSYCRGWPVVFDRAQGSRMYDEDGHRYLDFFAGAGSLNYGHNNPVLKRALIDYLMRDGVAHGLDMSTVAKRTFLQTFQDLVLRPRDLPYKVMFPGPTGTNAVESALKLARKVKGREAIVSFTNAFHGMSLGSLAVTGNAFKRAGAGVPLVHGTPMPFDNYFDGQVPDFLWFERLLEDQGSGLNKPAAVIVETVQGEGGINAARPEWLRALKDLCERQDMLLIVDDIQMGCGRTGAFFSFEEAGIVPDIVTVSKSISGYGLPMSLCLFRPELDVWEPGEHNGTFRGNNPAFVTATAALETYWADGSAMEKQTRARGEQVEQGLISITEENLADVKEYRGRGLVWGLEFHEKARAGRVAQRAFELGLLIETSGPESEVVKLLPALTITPEELDEGLSIVARAVRETV
- a CDS encoding DinB family protein; translated protein: MTTDAHLTLPDGRPVPLLTGEELPMLESWLAFHRATLELKCAGLDDGQVRTASAEPSSLTLLGLVQHLAEVERNWFQRAFAGLEVPPVFEERSGYSLDADRGLDEALTVWRREIARGRELIAGRSLEDTGRILDGPMAGLEVSLRWVLVHMIEEYARHNGHADLIRERLDGVTGV
- a CDS encoding pyridoxal-phosphate-dependent aminotransferase family protein, whose product is MTHPFLDLAPLSAAQFASIEDRVARLLDTRQDVVIMQGEALLPLEGAIRGAAGPGTTALNVITGPYGQTFGDWLRDCGATVIDLAVPFHTAVTAAQVREAFAEHPEIDFVSLVHAEAATGNTNPVAAVGEVVREHGALFYLDAVASIGAEPVLPDAWGVDLCVIGAQKAMGGPAGVSAVSVSERAWARMSTNPQAPRRSYLSLLDWKQRWIDGGRTALPHAPAQLEMLALEACVERIETEGLKTVMARHASAAAATRAGAAALGGGLEPYVHDAAEAAPVATTLRAPAGVPASELVARALAIDPALPLAAGGGALAGEMIRVNHYGTAATVAAVRGSLAALGAALAEKGLPVDLDAAHRAAETGRN
- the ectA gene encoding diaminobutyrate acetyltransferase, producing MTAAQADLRIDRPSVADGAALWRLAKESGTLDLNSSYSYLLWCRDFAATSAVARAEDGAPVGFVTGYTRPEDPHTLLVWQVAVDAAHRGRGLAAALLDGLTARIAAERPLTAVETTITPGNTASERLFASYAERHGATVTREVLFGAGLFPDGPHDPEVLYRIGPLSF